TCTTAAAGCGGCCGAACTGTTGTCAGACAAGTATTGGCGCTCTAAGATTGTCGCGGCGACCGTGCTGGGTCAGTCGAAGACAATTTATCAAGCAGAGTTGGATGCGGCGTGCGAGTTGATTGACTTCTGGAGATTCGGCGCTTACTATAGCTCCTGTCTTTATGAGCCGCAACCTAACTCGTTGACCGGTGTGTGGAATCGGCTCGTTTATAGACCGTTGGAGGGATTTGTGTATGCGATATCTCCGTTCAATTTCACGGCGATTGGAGGAAACTTGGTTTCTACACCTGTCATGCTCGGCAATGTCGCGTTTTGGAAGCCATCCTCTTATAGTTTATTGTCTAATTATTATACGATGTTGTTATTAAAAGAGGCGGGGTTGCCGGATGGTGTCATTAATTTCGTTCCTGGAGATCCGGCCAAAATTACAGACAAAGTTATAGTCAACCGTCAGTTGGCAGGTATTCATTATACAGGCTCAACGGACATTTTCCGACGTTTGTATACTGACGTTGGGAAAAACATTTCGAATTATATATCTTATCCTCGTATCGTTGGAGAGACAGGGGGGAAAGGATTTGTCTTTGCCCATCGGTCGGCCGACATTTCCGCGTTGGTTGTTGCCATAATTCGGGGTGCGTTTGAATATGCCGGACAAAAGTGCAGCGCCGCATCGCGCGCGTACATTCCGGCAAGTATTTGGCCCATGGTGAAAGCTGAGCTTTTGGAAAAAATGAAGTCTGTCAAATTGGGTTCTCCCGAGTCTCCAGATGTGTTTGTGAACGCCGTCATTCACAACGCGTCTTTTGAGAAATCCAAGTCTTACATTGACTACGCGAGGGCATCTAGCGAGGCAGAAATTATATACGGTGGCAATTGCGATAATTCGGTCGGCTATTTCGTGGACCCGACTATCATAGTCACCAGTGACCCCTATTTCAAGTCGATGGTCGAGGAAATTTTCGGCCCGATCATGACCATTTACGTTTATTCAGATGACCAGTTTATAGAAACTCTTAAGATCTGCGACAGCTCTACGCCCTATTCCCTGACGGGGTGCTTCTGGGCGAACGACCGAGAAGCCATTCGCACGGCCGACTATTACTTGGAAAACACAGCCGGTAACTTCTATATCAACGACAAGCCGACCGCCGCTGTAGTCGCCCAGCAACCGTTTGGTGGGTCGCGCGCAAGTGGCACCAACGACAAAGCGGGGTCGCATCTGAACCTAATAAGGTGGGTCTCCGCTCGCGTCATAAAGGAGACATTCATGCCGACACACGACGTCCTATATCCATACATGAAGTAAGATTGTGTGTAAGAATATTCCCCTATTTCGTATAGGGGGTATGGCACCAACTGAAATGGCCGAGTTGCCTGTACTTTTTATAAACTTTTGGGTTCTGGGACACCTCTCTCTCGGTGCGTGTTATTTGGCCTCGCGGCTTTTATGTCGACACGCCCGTGACGACCAACACGAGCTCTTTTTGAGACTTCACTTGACACTCGACTAGGGACTCGCACCCTTCTATGTTCAAGTGTCTTAGATTTGGGGCGTTTAGCAAGACGCTCGAGAGGTTCTTGCAGTTCTTCAAGATCAGCCACGTGAGTTGACCGAGACTGATTGCGTCACATTTGAACAGCTTTTCGACGTAGATGCCCGAAATGTTGCTGCCGCTCATATTTAGGTATTCCACGTTTTTCAGCTTGGCTATGAGGTTCACGGCGGGCTGCTCTAGAGAACTGGCGTTTCGCAGATCGACGACCTTGAGCGTCTTGAAGTTCTGGACGTTGACAAGGTGGCTCAGGTGTCGGTGAGTGAGACAGGCGCAGTTTTTCAGGTTCAGTTGCTTGACGAAGCCGACCGAGTCGACGATCCAATCGAGCAAAGTTTGGTCGGTTTCCTGATTCGAGAAGTCGATGTCCGCCAGCGACTTTTCCAAATAAGGAGACGATTTGAGGGACTTTCTTTGGTTTTCTgtcagcagagaaagtttgaggagTGACAGCTTAGTTTGTTCTCTGACGAATTCCAGGCCCTCGACTGCCTCGATGTATTCTAAGTCTAGGAGTTCGTTCAACGTCTGCGGGTCCTCTGAActgtgtttttctatttttttggcGCAGCGGTACAACGACGAGTCTTCTGCGTCCATTTCATAGATCAGCGCAGTCGAAAACGGGTTCCCGTACTTGATGCTGTGCCAGCGCTCCGTCGTGCCCTTCTTCCACGCTGCGCGCTGGTCCTCGCTGAGCGAGGCGTCCTGGTAGTCTTGCGCCACCTTCAGCTTGATGTCGTGCTTTTCCGCGATTTTTTTGATCATCTCGCTCTTCGCCGGCGCTTTCTCCCTCAGCAGGCCGAAGGTCCGCGCGTACAGGCCGGCGACGACCGGATTCACCGTCCTCAAGATGTCGAGGTGCGTTTTGATGGCTCCGGAGGCCAGGGCGTGCTGTATGCTCACAATTCGCCGGTACATCGCGTACACACATTCTTGAGAAATCGAGAACACGCTTTCTTTCGCCTGGCGACTGGGGTTTTCCTCGCACTCGCGGGCGATGGACGGGTTCTGGCCTGGGCGCTCGACCGCGTTTAGGCTAAGCACGTTTTGCCATTCCGCGAACAGGCTCCTCACCGAGGAGACCCAGGTGTCGATCGCTTCGATCGGGTCGAGGTTTTTGAACCAATTCGCCGTTTTTTCGCTGACGGGGTCGAACATGTTCGAGAGGCAGAACAGCAGGTCCCTCGAGTTGAGCCAGAGGTAGTCTCTCGCTCCGTCTTTCTTCGAGATCGGTTCGGGGAGCAGCTGGGTCCCGAAGACGTTCTGCTTGACCAAGCTGTAGGTTTGCGAGTCGCAGTGAGGCcgcagggcgtacaaactttgctCTCCGGTGCACAGCAGCACCGAGTTGATCAGCACCATCTCCGAGAAGCGCTTCTTGTCTAGTTTGTCGAGTTCGGCGAGGTCTTGTTTGACGGCTTCTAGCAGGGTCTTGTAGTGCGTCCAGTCTTGACAGAACATTATTGGCACCTTCATCTTCCGCCCCTTGTCGCATTCCTTCTCGAGCACCCTCAGGTCCAACAGTGGCACGCTCTGGTGCGCCGAGAGGCGGTGAAAAAGAGTGATAGCACACTCGTCGCCTACGCAGTTGGCGTGCTCGACTCCCAAGCTCACGTTGCAGTTTTTCCCGTCTTCCGAGTACGAGTTGTCGTCGTCTATTTTGACCAACAGTTGCAGGACGGGCAGCGCCGTCCAGCTCTTGTTCTCGTAGTTCCGCGAGTCCAGGAGCGCCGAGATGCGCTCCATGTCGAGCGAGGACAGCGCGTTCTTCCAGGCGAGCGTGGTTTGGCTTAGACTTCTGAAGTCGCCCATGCTCAGCGCGGACAGTACGTTCATGGCGGCCCTCGCCCTATCCGCGTAGCTATCCGCCACTCTGGATATCGAGCGGCGATAGCAGTCCTTCAGGTCGAGCGGGAGCCTTTTGTAGTACGAGCGGTGTTTCTTGACGTCCGCTCCTCGCAAGACCAGCGTCTCTGCCAGGGACTGGATGACGATCATGGCGCGTTCGTAGCTGACTCGACACCCCATCGCGGATTTTTCCAAAAGCCGCGACATTTCTTCCAGGTTAGGGTCCATGTTGACGCACGGCTTTACGTACCTTCGCACGTCCTTCAGTCGGAAGACGCACCCCCCCGCGCCCTCCATGAGGTCGAGCAATTTCAAGTACATCGGACGCAGGACGGTGGCCTTGATCGCCTTGATCACGTCCCAACTCTCTCGGTCGAGCGCGTACGCCTCTTGTCCCTCGCCGTCCTCCGGTTCTCGACTCGTCTTCGAAACGACGCCGCCCTCCAGCTGCCCGTGGTGGCGGATCTGTATCTCCATGCGAATCCTCAGCGCGCACACGTACAGCCTCTTGATGTCGGCCGCGAACTCGGGAGACAAGCTGACCGTCGCGTCGCCGCTCTTCAGGCCCGAGTGCTGTATCAGGTCCACCCAGCAGATCGTCGCCTCGGCGCCCGTTCCCAGCACCGCTCCGTTGAACAGCGCCAAGTCGAAGACGATGTAGCTGATCGGCTGTATGACTTCCGCCTTCAACTCGACGTCGGCGTCGTCTTCGAACAGCGACGACGCTCTTTTCGAGATCAGGGCCAGGTGGTCTCTCAAGAAAAAAGTGGAAATTTTTTGGTAAAAAAAGGTGCCGTCCGCTTGCTTCCTGCCGAGAACCTCGTCGACGTTTTTCAAGTACTCGTCGTAGAGCTTGCGAGACCCCGCCGGATGCCCGGTTATGTACGCGGGGCGAACCATGGAAAAGGCGAGGCCTATGCCGTTGACGTCCATCGGCGCCAGAAAGGTCTCCACCAACTGCGCGGGCGTCCCTCTCAGCGACGGCACCCTCGGCGTGCCCTGGTCGTCTATGTGCAGTCCGGTGCGCTCGCCGAAGCAAATGAAGAAAAAATCGACCAGCGAGCAGTGGTTTCTCCAGTAGGGGGAGTCCCGCGCGCTTTCCTGCTCGATCAAAATTCCGTATTCCATGTCGGAAAAGGGCGCGGCTTCGCCCCGAGATATCGACCCCAACGCGAAGACGCAGAAGCCGCAAGGCGGCTTGCCCAGCAAGTAAGTGATCGTGTCGAGCACCGACTTGATCAAGCCGACCAGCTGGCTGTTGAACTCTGCTATGGTTTTTTTGACCCACTCGTAGTCGAGTTTGTTCTCGCGAAGATTCCGGTCCAGGTCGCGCCTCGCCCCGTCGAGCGCGTCGCTGATTTGGCTCCAGTAGCTGGGCTCCAGCAGCTCCCTGGGCTCGGGAGCCGGCGCGGCACCCTCCCGAGCCAACTGGACCGAGTTGGCGTAGGTCGCGACGTCGAGCAAATGATTCACATACAAACAGTGGCCAAACCTCTTAATCGACAACACCCACGTGTCGTTCAGTCCCGAGTCAAACCACTTTTTCACCAAGTCGAACTCTCTGTGGTAGGCAAGCCGGTACAGTATCCTCCTGACGTGTTGAAACAGTGCGGGGAACATGCGCACGTCTGTCGACAGCGTCTGCATCATGGTGATCGCGATGTCGTTTTGCAGCAAACTGGCGCTCAAATAGCGGTTCTCGGCCAGATCCAGCAAACTCGACGCCCTGGCCACCTGCGCCTGCACCCCATACTTCCTGCACAGCGTACAAGCCTCGTTGGCATACGAAGCCACCTGCATGTAGCAGGCCAAAAAGTCGGACCCCTCGCAGCGCATTTCCGCGTAGCTTTCCGCAGTCAGCAAGTTTAACTCTATTTGTTCCAGCATCGCCTCCGAGCCGGCCTTCTCCGCCAAGTACATCACCTCCTTGTATATGTCAATCACGTCTCTAATTCTGCCCCTTTTCTTCAGCTCCTCGATCAAGCCCCTGAACCCAGACAGCATCTTGCGCACCCGCTCCGCGTTGTCGGTGAGCGCCAACATGGACGCCTTCCGCACCTGTTCGCATATCATAGCCACCCAGTCGATCGGCCCCCCCTCGCTCAAGAGCCTTTGCGCCTGTTCGAGCAATCGGTCTATGGAATTCGTGAGATTTTGAGAATGCTTCATagaaataatttttccattcaacGTGCGAGTTTGTCTGGTGAGAATTCGGCTCGCTTGATTGAACAACAGGCCTCGCCCTTCTCGAAGGCGTGGCTTGTTCCTGGCGCCTTCGAGCTCCGTGCGAGCGTAATTGGAGGAAGAGCGAGCAGCGCCTATGTCGTCTCTAGTTCGAAATCTGGAGTCGGCGGCCGCGGATTTATCAGATTCGCCCTTTTCAGCCGCCCTCCTTTTCAGAACCGGCGGCCTGAAGGAACTCTGCTTCGGCGTCCGAGCGGCTTGACTCGTTCTCGCAAGATCGCCCGGCCTGCTGCGCGCCTGGGTTACCAAGGAGTTGTTCCTGCGCAGAACGCTCTCTTCTCTCACCTCTTTCAAGCCGTCTGCCTCGTCTCGTTCGTCCGCACCAACTCGCTGGAACACTCGGCCAGACCCCTCTTCTCCCGAGACGCGGTGTCGACCCGGACTCGAGGCAGAAAACTCCACATGACTGTCCTCGCTCGACTTCTGGCTATTCGGGGACTCGACGACGGCTTCCCCTCTATCGTCCCTTCTCTCTTCCGGATTCATCGCGAGCCAAACGATCGGAACCAGATCTCGACTTCAAACGCATAAAAAAGAGGAATGGGGGCATCAACGCCTGTCAGAAAACAAATTCAAAAATTTCTGCACTTTTCGCTCCAATTGTTCGTACGAAAGTCTTACAGTCCATGCTAGAAATCAGACAGCCTTCTCTAACACTACCAAAAAAAACGAGAAAAACTCACCAAACACGCCAACTCGTGTTCCCCGTATGCTACTGACGCATCCCCTTCCGGCCTGGGAAGCGCTCGACACCGATCTCACCTCTGCGGAGAAGAGAGAGCCACAGCCCTTTCGGGCCTGTTTAAAAATCCATACAAAAAAAGGTGACTCCCCAGGGCACTGCGCGATTCCCCCCAAAAAACGTCGATTTCGAAAATTGTCTTCTTCCAATTGTCATAACTGCGAACACTGGCTCGTGTTTCTCGAATTTATCTCGCCCGTGAAAATTCCTACTATCAACGTAATGTTTTTTGTAGCTCCCAGTCCGTCAAACTCCATAATCCTCTGGTTTTACTAAGATGGGGCCTCCCCAATTTTCGCAACTGGTACGccaaaaaaaaaagatcaaacCTGCTATTCATTAAAACGCCCGAATTAATCAAGAATTTCGAACGACTCAAGAATTCAAAGGAACTGCCGAGGGACATGGGAACATGTAACATAGCAAATACCCCCATCTCAACTCCACACACTTGTAATTATTCTGCGTGCAATCCACCTAGGGAGCCCAGTTGCTACAATCCGTTTATCTATGCACATTTTTCCGCCTCTAGATACACGCCGGGATATCACCATTCGGTCAGTGACAAGCCGGACCAGATGTCGCCAATCACTGCTGGCAACTCAGGCAACGTGTGGGGCGATGGTCAAAGCGCGCTGTTTTCAAACGGGGGAACTGTTTGTCAGCGGCAACCGCAAAGTTTCGCGCGGCTCCCTTGCGGGCAGTTTGCGCCGCTGGTTTGCGGGTACCAGCAGTCAACGCACTACCCCCCTTCTCAGGTCGTCTCCCGGGCGGACCTGAATGTCAGAGGCCGCGCGCCCGCCAATCCAAAATTTTATATGTCAGCTGTGCGTGCGTCCAAATATTTTGATTCTTCCCGCGTACAACCTGTCAAAAGCCAACAGCTGAACCCCGCACGCGCCTTCGACCAAGAAGTTTCGCGCCGAAATTACGCAATCCTCGGACCAACTCAAGGCTTGGAAAACAATCCAATTATGGCAAATGCATTCTCGTTCGTAGAACCGCCAGTCAATCATCGTACCAACCCCAGTAACCTCACCGAACTTTACGAACCCGGCGTTGCAAATTTATCTGTGCCGACCGCGCAGAACTCGAACAGACCGTACGAAGACATGGAGTCTAAAAACGCAGCTGAAAACTCTTTACTCAGGGACTCGATTCTGCATCGCGAAGCCGTTTTCTACAATAGCTCGTACAATTTATCAGAAAGATACCACATAAATCACCATTCGCTATCGGCGCCTTCTCTCGGATACCGTACATGCTCCGACTTCTGTCAATCCGCCAAAAACCTGCCCAGTGCTCCAGATGGTTTCGAAATTCAGAAGTACGGCTTTGAGCCCAACTTTACGTACAAACGAGCGCCTGCCGGCGCGAGGGACGGCTTGACAGACAAGGAGGCGCAATACCTAGAGTTTGTAGTCGACACTGAAGACATAACTCAAATCCCTTCGACGGTGTTCAAGGGCCGAAATCGCAACTTAAACGTGTTGAAGTTGATAGATACTAAGATTTCCAACATATCGCCGAGAATCAGCTGTTTGCAGAGAATCGTGTCTCTGACGATAAGACAGGGACAGCTGACTCAGCTGGAAAACCTCGAGCAATTGGTCAGTCTGAGAAAGCTGGACGTTGGCGAAAACCACCTCACTTCTATTCCTACCTGGATATCGCGCCTCACCAACTTGCAAATACTCTGCGTTGACCGAAATCAAATCAACATGCTACCGCGCAGCATAGAACTGCTTACAAATTTACGGTTGCTCGACGTCAGTCACAACAATTTGACCAATTTTAAATTGAAGGCATTGACTTGTTTGTCCACGTTGAAGGTCGACTACAACAGCATCTCCATTACGTTGCCGGACATGACGTTTAACCAAAGCTTGTCTTACTTTTCGTTTAGCCACAACAACGTTGAAAAGTTGACCCGAAGGCAGCTGTGCCTGCCCGACCTCACTTATTTAGATGGGTCCAATAACTCGATTAGTCATATTCACTCCTCTATTTCTTGTCTACAAGGGCTACTCGTTCTCAATTTGGAGAACAACCAATTGGACAATTTGCCGCCTGAGCTTTACGCGCTCTCGAATTTGAAAAATCTCAACCTCTCGCACAACAAGATACCGTATATCTCACCTCAAATAAAGTTGTTTACGTCAATGACCTGCCTCTGCCTCTCCAGCAATCGGCTGGATTATTTGCCCTATCAAATCGCGTCTCTTTGTATCCCGTCCATAGACATTCGAGACAACCCCTTCAAGTCATTTCCCAAAGAGGTGTGTAAGCAGGGCGAAGCTGCTATGATCAACTTTCTGAAAGATCCCCACGGAAAGGTTTCCTGGAGAAGGATGAAGCTGATGTTTGTAGGAAACAGCAATATTGGGAAGACGTCTTTGAGGCTCGCGCTCACTAGAGAGACCGACGCCAAAAAGCAGTCGAAGCACGCGCTCATCAACAACACGAACATCAAGGATAAACTGAGGCGACGTGTGAGTTTGTCAGAGTTCAATTCGAAAAAATCCAAGGTGTCGAACCGAATGCTGCTGCGCCTGTTTGGAAAAAAAAGAGATTCGCTTCGATATCGCACTTATTCGAATCCGGACGAACTCACCACCGTGCGCGGCATCGAAATTCAAGAATGGACGGTCAACGTTTCGGACTACATCGAAGCGGGATCTTTTGATTCCAGTATTCAAACGATACAGTTTTCTTGCTACGACTTTGCCGGCGAAAACATCTACTATCCGACTCATTCTCTGTTTGTGACGCCGAGGTCCATTTTCTTGATCGTCTTCAACTTGCTCGACGTGGAAAACTCCAAGGTGGAATACTGGCTGGAGACCGTCAAGCTGCGAGCCGGAAGTTCGTCTTTTGTGATCATTGTCGGCACGCACAAGGACAAGAGTTGTGACAAGAAATACGTCGGGCTCGTTTTGTCAAAGATGAAGAAGAAATACTATGACCGATTCCCATTTATCAAGGGAATTGTGGCCGTGTCTTGCAAGACGGGGAGCGGAATTTCGTCTCTGAGGCGGTCTCTGCTTTCCATGGCGACGAGCCATCCGACGATAAAGGAGAAGGTTCCGAAAAGCTACATTCTGATGGAGTCGATGATCAAGTCCGAGAGGCGGAAGAGACAGACGATCACCAAGACGGAGTGGGAAAAAATTGCGGAGTACAGCGCGATTGAACCCAAGAACTACAACACCTGCCTCAAATTCATGACTGACGTTGGAGTGTTTCTTCACTATAACGATCGAGACAACAACGACGAAAGCGCGAGGGAAAGCGGTCAGAAGTTGGAAGACATCATCATTCTCGATCCTCAATGGATTATCAAGCTTTTTTCAATTATGGTGACTTTTAAGCACTCGTTTGTTCGAGACGGAATATTCGAGTGTTCGTGTCTTTCTCAGCTGTGGAAAATTTACTCCATGGAGATTCGCAACAATTTTTTGAACGTTCTAGAAAATTTTGGCATCATCTATCCCTTGAAGAAAGAGCGATACCTCGTCCCCAGCATGCTGCCGAGCAAGCCCAGGGGCAACACCAAGGAGCTCTACCGATATTTTACGTCTGATTTGTTTTCCTCAGGACTGCATC
The sequence above is a segment of the Schistocerca gregaria isolate iqSchGreg1 unplaced genomic scaffold, iqSchGreg1.2 ptg000599l, whole genome shotgun sequence genome. Coding sequences within it:
- the LOC126316722 gene encoding delta-1-pyrroline-5-carboxylate dehydrogenase, mitochondrial-like, giving the protein MYRPACLRLPETWLRAKSFKSGYSRTPHSRQVHQDGYISMFSNSAPSSRFEHVTNEPVLQYLKGSSERENLFRAIREIREASPIEIPMVINGKSVRSDDVGDVRLPHEHKTVIARYHKAGPEHIEEAIASSIDARKSWAKLPSDDRLSIFLKAAELLSDKYWRSKIVAATVLGQSKTIYQAELDAACELIDFWRFGAYYSSCLYEPQPNSLTGVWNRLVYRPLEGFVYAISPFNFTAIGGNLVSTPVMLGNVAFWKPSSYSLLSNYYTMLLLKEAGLPDGVINFVPGDPAKITDKVIVNRQLAGIHYTGSTDIFRRLYTDVGKNISNYISYPRIVGETGGKGFVFAHRSADISALVVAIIRGAFEYAGQKCSAASRAYIPASIWPMVKAELLEKMKSVKLGSPESPDVFVNAVIHNASFEKSKSYIDYARASSEAEIIYGGNCDNSVGYFVDPTIIVTSDPYFKSMVEEIFGPIMTIYVYSDDQFIETLKICDSSTPYSLTGCFWANDREAIRTADYYLENTAGNFYINDKPTAAVVAQQPFGGSRASGTNDKAGSHLNLIRWVSARVIKETFMPTHDVLYPYMK